One region of Deltaproteobacteria bacterium genomic DNA includes:
- a CDS encoding ABC transporter ATP-binding protein, with protein MSIKGQAAAVRFDGVSKHYGPVVAVDRISFEVQAGALVTLLGPSGCGKTTTLRLIAGLEMPTAGSVFIGGEDVSRLPASARDVSMVFQSYALFPHMTVFENVSYGLSVSRVAKAETRERAEEGLKLVGLSGYGERLPSELSGGQQQRVAVARALVLEPTVLLFDEPLSNLDAKLRRRVREEIRELQQNLGLTTVYVTHDQEEALAVSDRIIVMRNAEIAQEGAPVELYEGPRDLFVADFIGDANVVDAELIARDGNHATVRVGDRVELRLPHRDLPAGPVKLAVRPEAVIVGTSEDGTGLTGTVSKSTYLGNHVEYTLDTEIGEIFVADYQFDRLVPAGSTVRIGFRDRGVTLLEKREGQ; from the coding sequence ATGAGCATCAAGGGACAGGCCGCCGCGGTGCGATTCGACGGCGTGAGCAAGCACTATGGCCCCGTGGTCGCCGTCGACCGGATCTCCTTCGAGGTCCAGGCCGGCGCCCTGGTGACCCTGCTGGGACCCAGCGGCTGCGGCAAGACCACGACCCTCCGCCTCATCGCCGGCCTGGAGATGCCCACCGCCGGCAGCGTGTTCATAGGCGGCGAAGACGTTTCGCGCCTGCCGGCCAGCGCGCGGGACGTCTCCATGGTGTTCCAGTCCTATGCCCTGTTCCCGCACATGACCGTGTTCGAGAACGTGTCCTACGGCCTCTCGGTCAGCAGGGTGGCGAAGGCGGAGACGCGGGAACGGGCCGAAGAGGGACTGAAGCTGGTGGGCCTCTCGGGTTACGGCGAACGCCTTCCCAGCGAGCTTTCAGGCGGACAGCAACAGCGGGTCGCCGTGGCGCGCGCCCTGGTCCTCGAGCCGACGGTGCTGCTGTTCGACGAGCCGTTGTCCAACCTCGACGCGAAGCTGCGGCGACGGGTGCGCGAGGAGATCCGGGAGCTGCAGCAGAACCTCGGCCTGACCACGGTCTACGTCACCCACGACCAGGAGGAAGCGCTCGCGGTGTCGGACCGGATCATCGTCATGCGCAACGCGGAGATCGCTCAGGAAGGCGCGCCCGTCGAGCTTTACGAAGGCCCCCGCGACCTGTTCGTCGCCGACTTCATCGGCGATGCCAACGTCGTCGACGCCGAACTGATCGCCCGCGACGGCAACCACGCCACCGTGCGCGTAGGGGATCGGGTGGAATTGCGCCTGCCCCACCGGGATCTGCCGGCCGGCCCGGTCAAGCTCGCGGTTCGCCCGGAAGCGGTGATCGTGGGGACGAGCGAGGACGGAACCGGACTCACGGGCACGGTGTCGAAGAGCACCTACCTCGGCAATCATGTGGAATACACGCTGGACACCGAGATCGGCGAGATCTTCGTGGCGGATTACCAGTTCGATAGGTTGGTCCCAGCGGGATCTACTGTACGAATCGGCTTTCGCGATCGCGGCGTGACGCTGCTGGAGAAGCGGGAGGGTCAGTAG
- a CDS encoding iron ABC transporter permease — translation MNRPAALWLAVGWGGYVLLPWYGVEDGFWSFAWLFDYPAGADAAPAFLQILLHGRWWLAPIVLPLAAPLAALWRPRTDPLFSTVLLAAGSFGIVCFLGQGFLIGIGGWEYATLEALFGPLDDRQFGMGYGALLVSASFLFLFAQGIAARGAINGDGFVVGSIALVIALVAAFIFFPVVRILASAFQDNDYNFVPYLFVEKLFSHDIWGLGCLTANVNCGVAWNSLWMAIVVGASTTVLGLAFALLATRTGFRAKRLLRLLSVLPIITPPFVIGLAIILLFGASGTVTQAIETITGTTPGRYIYGLPGIWLAQTLAFTPIAFLVLIGVVEGVSPSMEEASQTLRASNWRTFTTVSLPLMRPGLANAFLVGFIESLADFGNPLVLGGNFDVLSTSIFFAIVGAQNDQGRAAVLAIILLAFTLTAFWAQQRWLGQKSYATVTGKGDAGLHVPLPKRVVWLAYGSALPWAGLTAVIYFMIMFGGFVELWGRDHSLTLRHYIDAFSITTGTGGLVWSGAAWNSFWTTIYISLISAPLTAAVGLLTAYLLIRQKFAGQHAFEFGTMLSFAIPGTVIGVGYILAFNVPPIELTGTGIILVICFIFRNMPVGVRAGIAAMTQIDKSLDEASLTLGASSFVTVRKVVLPLLRPAVIAALVFSFVRAMTAISAVIFLVSANYDMATSYIIGRVENGDYGLSIAYSSVLIVVMVVVILLIQMVVGERRIGRREESVNIAFGAGGAVG, via the coding sequence ATGAATCGGCCCGCCGCGCTTTGGCTTGCCGTGGGTTGGGGCGGCTATGTGCTCCTCCCCTGGTACGGCGTGGAGGACGGGTTCTGGTCCTTCGCCTGGCTGTTCGACTACCCGGCCGGGGCCGATGCGGCCCCGGCCTTTCTCCAGATTCTCCTCCACGGCCGCTGGTGGCTGGCGCCGATCGTGTTGCCGCTGGCGGCGCCTTTGGCGGCACTGTGGCGCCCGCGCACGGATCCGCTCTTCTCCACGGTCCTGCTGGCGGCTGGTAGTTTCGGCATCGTCTGTTTCCTGGGCCAGGGGTTCCTGATCGGCATCGGCGGTTGGGAGTACGCTACTCTGGAGGCGCTCTTCGGTCCTCTCGACGATCGTCAGTTCGGCATGGGCTACGGCGCCCTGCTGGTATCGGCCTCTTTCCTGTTCCTGTTCGCGCAGGGAATCGCCGCGCGCGGGGCCATCAACGGCGACGGCTTCGTCGTGGGCTCCATTGCCTTGGTGATCGCGCTGGTAGCCGCCTTCATCTTCTTCCCGGTCGTCCGCATCCTGGCCAGCGCCTTCCAGGACAACGACTACAACTTCGTACCCTACCTATTCGTCGAAAAGCTGTTCAGCCACGACATCTGGGGACTGGGTTGCCTGACCGCCAACGTCAACTGCGGCGTCGCCTGGAACTCCCTGTGGATGGCCATCGTGGTCGGGGCCAGCACGACGGTCCTTGGTCTCGCCTTCGCCCTGCTGGCGACCCGCACCGGGTTCCGGGCCAAGCGATTGCTGCGCCTGCTGAGCGTTTTGCCGATCATCACCCCGCCCTTCGTCATCGGCCTCGCCATCATCCTGCTGTTCGGAGCTTCGGGAACGGTAACCCAAGCCATCGAGACGATCACGGGAACGACGCCGGGACGCTACATCTACGGACTGCCCGGCATCTGGCTGGCTCAGACGCTGGCCTTTACGCCCATCGCCTTCCTGGTGCTGATCGGCGTGGTCGAGGGGGTCAGCCCCTCGATGGAAGAAGCTTCGCAAACCCTGCGCGCCAGCAACTGGCGCACCTTCACGACTGTCTCCTTGCCCCTGATGCGTCCGGGTCTGGCCAACGCCTTCCTCGTGGGCTTCATCGAAAGCCTCGCGGATTTCGGCAACCCCCTGGTGCTGGGCGGCAACTTCGACGTGTTGTCGACGTCCATCTTCTTCGCCATCGTCGGGGCGCAGAACGATCAGGGACGGGCCGCGGTCCTCGCCATCATCCTGCTGGCTTTCACCCTGACCGCGTTCTGGGCACAGCAGCGCTGGCTGGGACAGAAGTCCTACGCCACCGTAACGGGCAAAGGCGATGCCGGCCTGCACGTCCCGCTGCCCAAGCGGGTGGTCTGGCTGGCCTACGGCTCGGCCCTGCCATGGGCCGGCCTGACCGCGGTCATCTACTTCATGATCATGTTCGGCGGTTTCGTCGAGCTCTGGGGCCGGGATCACAGCCTCACCCTGCGCCACTACATCGACGCCTTCTCCATCACCACCGGAACCGGCGGCCTGGTCTGGTCGGGCGCGGCCTGGAACTCGTTCTGGACGACCATCTACATCTCCCTGATCTCCGCCCCTCTGACCGCGGCGGTGGGCCTGCTCACCGCCTATCTGCTGATCCGCCAGAAGTTCGCGGGCCAGCACGCTTTCGAGTTCGGCACCATGTTGAGCTTCGCGATACCGGGCACCGTCATAGGCGTCGGCTACATCCTGGCGTTCAACGTGCCGCCCATCGAGCTCACCGGCACCGGCATCATCCTGGTCATCTGCTTCATCTTCCGGAACATGCCGGTGGGCGTGCGCGCCGGGATAGCCGCCATGACACAGATCGACAAGAGTCTGGACGAGGCCTCGCTGACACTGGGCGCCAGCTCCTTCGTCACCGTCCGCAAGGTCGTCCTGCCACTGCTTCGCCCGGCTGTGATCGCCGCCCTGGTCTTCAGCTTCGTGCGCGCCATGACGGCCATCAGTGCGGTGATCTTTCTGGTCAGCGCCAACTACGACATGGCTACGTCCTACATCATCGGCCGGGTGGAGAACGGCGACTACGGACTCTCCATTGCCTACAGCTCGGTCCTGATCGTGGTCATGGTGGTAGTGATCCTGCTGATACAGATGGTGGTGGGTGAACGCCGCATCGGCCGCCGGGAGGAATCCGTAAACATCGCGTTCGGCGCGGGAGGAGCGGTGGGATGA